In the genome of Photobacterium sp. TLY01, one region contains:
- a CDS encoding phage tail protein yields the protein MHHLVIGEFVFSVGGKTPLTRFNRTTPGAFSEVAIIDGARSERTGRPLESIDLSAKWLQYGATAKVDKIRALIDEPQQVSDGQGNNLGRWTIRNLTEGKTEFIHDGRAMVTDVQLQLLEYRNED from the coding sequence ATGCATCACTTAGTGATTGGTGAATTTGTGTTTAGTGTCGGGGGCAAAACGCCCCTGACGCGTTTTAACCGGACAACACCTGGTGCTTTCAGTGAAGTGGCGATCATTGATGGCGCCCGTTCTGAACGTACCGGACGGCCGCTGGAATCTATCGATTTATCGGCAAAATGGCTGCAATACGGAGCCACAGCCAAGGTGGACAAGATCCGCGCTTTGATTGATGAACCTCAGCAAGTCAGCGACGGCCAAGGCAACAATCTCGGGCGCTGGACTATTCGCAACCTCACCGAAGGCAAAACCGAATTTATTCACGATGGCCGGGCCATGGTCACCGACGTACAGCTGCAGCTGTTGGAGTACCGCAATGAAGATTAA
- a CDS encoding contractile injection system protein, VgrG/Pvc8 family codes for MITLEGKHADMMMSRLKSWRLEDGNGLEGDSLTLVLNSDDIDGLPPKGEQYLVKLGEVVRDTFQISKRSFGLSPREVTLVCTVAPFSIKDSTGYRERKSASWDKTTLGQIVSDCVTPHGYAIFVHPRLQKIEIEHIDRTDESTQPFLSRLAKQFDAIAKPVNDTFVVVPIGELKSATGKAIETITLSLPQGNQPGSAQFVNVSGDLDGRNNFNGVRAFYVSTNDGTKQEVKVGASPFKLLGKDKNSKTEAEQACAAELRKLQREGRKLTIDAPANPAAFAEGLIVLDGSFPSVAAGTYSIDRVSISGQGQQPNRMSINATLTGDMHE; via the coding sequence ATGATCACGTTAGAAGGCAAACATGCCGACATGATGATGTCGCGGCTGAAAAGCTGGCGGCTGGAAGATGGCAACGGACTGGAAGGGGATTCCCTCACGCTGGTTCTCAACTCAGACGATATCGACGGCTTGCCGCCCAAAGGTGAGCAGTACCTGGTGAAATTGGGTGAGGTGGTGCGCGACACCTTTCAGATCTCAAAGCGCAGCTTTGGCCTGTCGCCCCGGGAAGTCACCCTTGTGTGCACCGTGGCCCCATTTTCAATTAAAGATTCAACAGGCTACCGGGAACGCAAAAGCGCGAGCTGGGATAAAACAACATTGGGCCAGATCGTCAGTGACTGTGTGACACCACATGGTTATGCCATTTTTGTTCACCCCAGATTACAGAAAATTGAAATCGAACATATCGACCGAACCGACGAAAGCACGCAACCATTTTTATCGCGCCTAGCGAAACAGTTCGATGCGATTGCCAAGCCGGTCAACGACACCTTTGTCGTGGTGCCGATTGGTGAATTGAAATCGGCTACGGGCAAAGCGATTGAAACCATCACACTTTCATTGCCGCAAGGCAACCAACCCGGCAGTGCTCAGTTTGTGAATGTGAGTGGTGATCTTGATGGTCGGAACAATTTCAACGGCGTCCGGGCTTTTTATGTATCCACAAATGATGGGACAAAACAGGAAGTGAAGGTGGGAGCTAGCCCGTTCAAGTTACTGGGCAAAGACAAGAACAGCAAAACCGAAGCTGAGCAGGCCTGCGCTGCAGAGCTTCGGAAGCTGCAACGGGAAGGGCGCAAGCTGACTATTGATGCTCCGGCGAACCCGGCCGCGTTTGCCGAAGGGCTGATTGTGCTCGATGGCTCTTTTCCTTCGGTTGCTGCCGGAACATACAGCATCGACCGGGTTTCCATCTCTGGCCAGGGCCAGCAACCGAACCGAATGTCTATCAACGCAACGTTAACGGGCGACATGCATGAATAA